A stretch of the Proteus sp. ZN5 genome encodes the following:
- the catA gene encoding type A chloramphenicol O-acetyltransferase: MNYEKINVEQWNRKEHFLHYRHNLQCGFSLTTKIDITVLKTVLAKNNLKLYPAMIYLIAKTVNSYAESRMAIKDDELVIWDYINPAYTIFHPETETFSELWSEYVVDWGSFLEGYNQDYQKYKDNLSLSAKDNLPENHFCISMIPWVSFDGFNLNVANVKDYFPPIFTMGKYTQQSDKLLLPISIQVHHATCDGFHMARMINKLQELCDGFSG, encoded by the coding sequence ATGAATTATGAAAAAATCAACGTAGAACAATGGAATAGAAAAGAACATTTCTTACATTATCGACATAACCTACAGTGTGGTTTTAGCTTAACAACTAAAATAGATATTACTGTCTTGAAGACAGTATTAGCTAAAAATAATCTTAAGCTTTATCCTGCAATGATCTATTTAATTGCGAAAACAGTTAATAGCTACGCTGAGTCTAGAATGGCAATCAAAGATGATGAATTAGTGATTTGGGATTATATCAATCCTGCATACACGATCTTTCATCCAGAGACTGAGACTTTTTCAGAGTTATGGAGTGAATATGTTGTGGATTGGGGTTCTTTTCTAGAAGGATATAATCAAGATTATCAAAAATATAAAGATAATCTAAGTCTATCCGCAAAAGATAATTTACCAGAAAATCACTTCTGTATTTCGATGATCCCTTGGGTAAGCTTTGATGGATTTAATTTAAATGTCGCTAATGTAAAAGATTATTTTCCTCCTATTTTTACTATGGGAAAATATACTCAACAAAGTGATAAACTATTATTACCAATATCCATTCAAGTACATCATGCTACATGTGATGGTTTTCATATGGCTAGAATGATCAATAAACTCCAAGAGTTATGTGATGGATTTTCGGGCTAA
- a CDS encoding PEP/pyruvate-binding domain-containing protein encodes MELIYKINEPIASEVSISGGKGASLAKTIQSLPVPDGLILSCQAYQLFITPLLPEINRLLSEKKQEIEVVSKNIRHLILQASIPESLIHSLNSRLNELQLNNTALAVRSSGTLEDMPGAAFAGQHDTVLGVKTLPNLLDAIRQCYASLWHTHVMLYRQHLNLPHTQASMAVVLQRMINVQENEAAGVAFSVDPVQGSLSTVLINAAFGLGETVVAGEDPIDEFLIDRGSFTLKQETIAQKINAIVMVDNSTKILPLKSAQQSMSSLTAEQCKQVAELAISAEKYFDFPQDIEWAFHDGKLWLLQSRNVTQIAPIWTREESAERFPNPITPLTWDMCEAGFHSSLNFSLNLMGLPSFNGKWFGMQDYYIYGNQNAVSLYSNRLPTSMMNDLPTLLKSLPEIAQKFSWVQELPITWMRDLDKYLISIGALMNEPLQDKSLPQLWDYVQRINKLGADYFLPNIAISLTQRSLYSALMALLKLFFKEEKYAHIAFDNLIAMSETKTGQVNAELWALSRYVRQHPQLLKLIASIVPESIMQEIEVCDPHFHQQFTLFLANHGHRELDFDAYHPTWLDAPHIVLIQIKAMADLADDKQTDDPLGKKILQSETEFSIISDAPEELRFFLQEIIRLARVYTALDDLEHYQTTRLALPMRRGLKALGERLVIRSVLDCPMDIYFANEQPLANAILADDLTEWNQLRHHIYQNKAGYLKAKSVTPQWIYGEDSCNELNTNEHQLKGLAGSAGIIEGEVYLVYGPENFAEFPQNAILVARTTNPAWTALFYRASGIITESGGPLSHGAVTARELGLPAVMGVRNILNILKNGQKVKIDGQKGIIEILS; translated from the coding sequence ATGGAACTCATTTATAAAATTAACGAGCCTATTGCTTCTGAAGTATCTATTAGTGGGGGTAAAGGTGCGAGTTTAGCAAAAACAATTCAATCATTGCCTGTTCCTGATGGTTTAATTCTATCTTGCCAAGCTTATCAGCTATTTATAACTCCCTTACTACCTGAAATTAATCGATTATTATCAGAAAAAAAGCAAGAAATTGAAGTCGTTAGTAAAAATATTCGCCATTTAATTTTACAAGCATCCATACCAGAGAGTTTAATTCATTCTTTAAATTCGAGATTAAACGAGCTCCAATTAAATAATACTGCTTTAGCGGTGAGATCTTCTGGAACATTAGAAGATATGCCTGGAGCCGCTTTTGCAGGGCAACATGATACTGTATTAGGTGTTAAAACTTTGCCTAATTTACTGGATGCTATTCGCCAATGTTATGCATCTTTATGGCACACGCACGTTATGCTCTATCGCCAACATTTAAATTTGCCCCATACTCAAGCATCAATGGCGGTCGTGCTACAAAGAATGATTAACGTCCAAGAGAATGAAGCTGCGGGTGTGGCTTTTTCTGTTGATCCAGTTCAAGGGTCTCTTTCTACTGTATTAATTAATGCCGCATTTGGATTAGGTGAAACTGTTGTTGCTGGTGAAGATCCTATCGATGAATTTCTAATTGATAGAGGGAGTTTCACATTAAAACAAGAAACGATTGCTCAAAAAATAAATGCCATTGTTATGGTTGATAATAGCACTAAAATCTTACCTCTTAAATCAGCTCAACAATCCATGTCCTCGCTGACAGCAGAACAGTGTAAACAAGTAGCTGAACTTGCTATCTCAGCGGAAAAATATTTTGATTTCCCACAAGATATAGAATGGGCATTTCATGATGGAAAATTATGGCTTTTGCAATCACGCAATGTGACACAAATTGCCCCAATTTGGACAAGAGAAGAATCAGCAGAAAGATTCCCTAATCCTATCACGCCATTAACATGGGATATGTGTGAAGCGGGTTTTCATTCATCATTAAACTTTAGCCTTAATCTTATGGGGCTTCCTTCATTTAATGGCAAATGGTTCGGTATGCAAGATTATTATATTTACGGCAACCAAAATGCTGTTTCCTTGTATAGTAATCGCCTCCCTACATCGATGATGAATGATTTACCTACCCTGTTAAAATCTTTGCCTGAAATTGCACAAAAATTCAGTTGGGTACAGGAATTACCTATTACTTGGATGCGTGATTTAGATAAATATTTAATCTCTATTGGTGCATTGATGAATGAACCATTGCAGGATAAAAGTTTGCCTCAGCTATGGGATTATGTGCAAAGAATTAATAAATTAGGCGCTGATTACTTTTTACCTAACATTGCCATATCCTTGACTCAGCGCTCACTCTATTCTGCATTGATGGCATTGCTAAAACTTTTCTTCAAAGAAGAAAAATATGCACATATTGCATTCGATAATTTAATTGCGATGTCTGAAACTAAAACGGGGCAAGTGAACGCTGAACTTTGGGCCCTCTCTCGTTATGTTCGACAGCACCCTCAACTTCTCAAACTTATAGCATCTATTGTTCCTGAAAGCATTATGCAAGAAATCGAGGTATGCGATCCTCATTTTCACCAGCAATTTACCTTATTCTTAGCTAATCATGGTCATAGAGAATTAGATTTTGATGCATATCATCCTACTTGGTTAGATGCCCCACATATTGTATTAATTCAAATTAAAGCGATGGCAGACTTAGCTGATGATAAGCAAACAGATGATCCGTTAGGCAAAAAAATCCTACAGTCAGAAACTGAATTTTCAATTATCTCTGATGCCCCTGAAGAGTTACGCTTTTTCTTACAAGAAATTATTCGATTAGCTCGTGTTTATACTGCACTTGATGACTTAGAGCATTATCAAACAACTCGATTAGCCTTACCTATGCGTCGCGGATTAAAAGCATTAGGAGAGCGATTGGTTATTCGTAGTGTATTAGATTGCCCAATGGATATTTATTTTGCTAATGAACAACCTTTAGCTAATGCAATTCTTGCAGATGATCTTACTGAGTGGAATCAGTTGCGTCATCATATATACCAAAACAAAGCTGGGTATCTAAAAGCAAAATCAGTCACACCACAATGGATCTATGGTGAAGATAGTTGTAATGAACTGAATACAAATGAGCATCAATTAAAAGGCTTAGCTGGCAGTGCTGGTATTATTGAAGGCGAAGTTTATCTTGTTTATGGTCCAGAAAATTTTGCCGAATTTCCACAAAATGCCATTTTAGTTGCAAGAACAACCAACCCAGCGTGGACAGCACTTTTTTACCGAGCCTCCGGCATTATTACCGAAAGTGGTGGGCCATTATCTCATGGTGCGGTTACTGCTAGAGAATTGGGACTACCTGCAGTAATGGGGGTTCGCAATATCTTAAATATTTTAAAAAATGGGCAAAAAGTAAAAATTGACGGACAAAAAGGCATAATTGAGATTTTGTCCTAA
- a CDS encoding phosphatase PAP2 family protein — protein sequence MLTTKARMLFNHLFSLQLFIIWALGTYGSWLTRATEMLTPIFLGLFLWVLLIFIGYKEQQATYRSRFYWFGLLQLITCWTIFPLFKSIRYGLYQWSFDDILYNLDKFLWFGKSLPEWTISLQSGWLSEFLSFCYFSFYFLIIGSALFFFLNRNNILAKNYFFGLMLMYFFGFIGYFSIPAAGPYSAFPSDFNYPVYSGAMTLFLTDLVDKGITGMDVFPSLHTGITLFIVGFFYFSGYRKTAYCLSPILIGLILATVYLHYHYGIDVIVGALFASLVLYITCKNNKVEYGTHL from the coding sequence ATGTTAACCACGAAAGCTAGGATGCTTTTTAACCATTTATTTTCTCTACAATTGTTTATTATTTGGGCATTGGGAACTTATGGAAGTTGGTTGACTAGAGCGACAGAAATGTTAACTCCCATATTTTTAGGCTTGTTTTTATGGGTGTTACTCATTTTTATTGGATACAAAGAGCAACAAGCAACCTATCGCTCTCGATTCTATTGGTTTGGTTTGTTACAACTGATTACTTGTTGGACTATCTTTCCTCTGTTTAAATCGATTCGCTATGGTTTATACCAATGGAGTTTTGATGACATATTATATAATTTAGATAAATTTCTATGGTTTGGAAAAAGCTTGCCAGAATGGACTATCTCATTACAGTCTGGCTGGCTAAGTGAATTTCTTTCTTTTTGCTATTTTAGTTTCTACTTCTTGATTATTGGTAGTGCCCTTTTCTTCTTTTTAAACCGAAATAATATACTGGCTAAAAACTATTTTTTCGGCTTAATGCTAATGTATTTTTTCGGTTTTATTGGTTACTTCTCTATCCCAGCAGCCGGTCCTTACTCTGCTTTTCCTTCTGATTTTAACTATCCAGTTTACTCTGGTGCCATGACACTATTTTTGACTGATCTTGTTGATAAAGGAATTACAGGAATGGATGTCTTTCCTTCGTTGCACACAGGGATCACTCTTTTTATTGTTGGTTTTTTCTATTTTTCAGGTTATCGAAAAACAGCATATTGCTTATCTCCTATCTTAATAGGACTTATTTTAGCAACTGTCTATTTACATTATCACTACGGCATTGATGTTATTGTCGGTGCATTGTTTGCATCATTGGTGCTTTACATCACTTGTAAAAATAATAAGGTCGAATATGGAACTCATTTATAA
- a CDS encoding glycerol acyltransferase — protein MPNQILPSSIKKTSSFVVGSPLSFYYQFISTAIREIYFSKTSLIHHNGYQAENTHPKLILCSHRNSAFDGYIALKAFPQAQALASIQLLNSRLMKTFFTGIPVVRKKDRQRLGVNANIFSSPSDAAIAHIKAGGNLLLFPEGSSEWGFQPLPYQRGAARIIRTLISEGVVFDIIPMGLFYIAPDKFSSKVEVYIGENIFINSQKDNLSIREWEQNIHTEVSTALNKISVNCPNIDIFEKASTYAFNKNKDGHSYAESFIDYQNNLHKSNNDNQNIERNPQYSILIWRYISFLFMYILFPIFLSSFIASHFADARNTISFFKILGGAIATAIWLPILVILLFFFPVFIGISLVSALFGFILIRKKGAQIC, from the coding sequence ATGCCTAACCAAATATTACCTTCATCAATAAAAAAAACCTCCTCTTTTGTTGTTGGTTCTCCACTTTCTTTTTATTATCAATTCATTTCTACTGCAATTAGAGAAATCTACTTTTCTAAAACTTCACTTATTCACCATAATGGATATCAAGCTGAAAATACACATCCAAAGTTAATTCTATGTAGTCATCGGAACAGTGCTTTTGATGGTTACATTGCATTAAAGGCATTTCCTCAAGCTCAAGCTTTAGCATCAATTCAATTATTAAATAGTCGTTTAATGAAAACTTTTTTTACGGGTATTCCTGTAGTTAGAAAAAAGGATAGACAACGTTTAGGTGTAAATGCAAATATATTTTCAAGTCCTTCAGATGCTGCAATTGCGCATATAAAAGCAGGTGGTAACTTACTCTTATTCCCTGAGGGCAGTAGTGAGTGGGGTTTCCAGCCATTACCTTATCAACGAGGAGCAGCAAGAATTATTAGAACATTAATCAGTGAGGGAGTAGTTTTTGATATTATCCCTATGGGCTTGTTTTATATAGCCCCTGATAAATTCAGTTCAAAAGTTGAAGTTTATATTGGTGAAAATATTTTTATAAATTCACAAAAAGATAATTTGTCAATCAGAGAATGGGAACAAAATATTCATACGGAAGTTTCTACAGCACTAAATAAAATTTCGGTTAATTGTCCAAATATTGATATTTTTGAGAAAGCATCAACCTATGCTTTTAATAAAAATAAGGATGGTCATTCTTATGCTGAATCCTTTATTGATTATCAAAATAACCTACATAAATCAAATAATGACAATCAAAATATAGAAAGAAATCCTCAATATTCTATATTAATCTGGCGTTATATTTCATTTTTATTCATGTATATTTTATTTCCAATATTCTTATCGTCATTTATTGCATCTCATTTTGCTGATGCCCGTAATACTATTAGCTTCTTTAAAATATTGGGTGGCGCAATTGCAACGGCAATTTGGCTTCCTATCTTAGTCATACTCCTATTTTTTTTCCCTGTATTTATTGGTATAAGTTTGGTCAGTGCACTATTCGGTTTTATCTTGATAAGGAAGAAAGGCGCTCAAATATGTTAA
- a CDS encoding GNAT family N-acetyltransferase, which produces MRMIQLRLAEPQEAKRLWYLRNQALRFGCENVYPSEVLAAWTPDEMPEGYRQAIINNPFYVIDCKEYNIPVASGFLDVKTGFAEAIFTLPEHMGKGFARLILKQLKHEAIKRGQSRLFLDATPNAVLFYLKQGFKALEERDYYSDLAKAKLHCYRMFIDLD; this is translated from the coding sequence ATGAGAATGATTCAACTTAGGCTTGCTGAGCCACAAGAAGCAAAAAGATTGTGGTATTTACGAAATCAAGCATTGCGATTTGGTTGTGAGAATGTTTATCCATCAGAGGTTTTAGCAGCTTGGACTCCTGATGAGATGCCTGAAGGATATCGGCAGGCTATTATTAATAATCCATTTTATGTAATTGATTGCAAGGAATATAATATTCCTGTTGCTTCAGGTTTTCTTGATGTTAAAACAGGTTTTGCTGAAGCTATTTTTACATTACCTGAACACATGGGAAAAGGATTTGCAAGGCTAATTTTAAAGCAACTGAAGCATGAGGCAATTAAGAGAGGGCAATCAAGATTGTTTTTAGATGCAACACCTAATGCAGTATTATTTTATTTAAAACAGGGTTTTAAAGCTTTAGAAGAACGTGATTATTATTCTGATTTAGCAAAAGCAAAATTACATTGTTACCGTATGTTCATTGACTTAGATTAA
- a CDS encoding AEC family transporter, whose amino-acid sequence MQNVLLTLWPLFALIALGAILRRNKTFEPAFWVGAEKLNYFLLFPALLINSLANAPLSDPQLPHLAGAIFSVVIIVTILCVILKKITGWSAGRFGAIVQGNIRFNTYLGLAIVADLFGVEGLGIAALILATLVPLSNVTSVLCLTAGQNVTLRQLILPIIKNPLIISCVIGIIINLSGIGLPFGSDQFLKLLAATSLPLGLICIGAALHLSTLKAESKMIGINTVTRLLIVPVIAYSVAYFLGLSSLVMMLLVVFFSIPTAPTSYILTRQLGGDSELMAGMITSQTMFAAITLPIVLSFLSR is encoded by the coding sequence ATGCAAAATGTGTTATTAACGTTATGGCCATTATTCGCGTTAATTGCGCTAGGTGCAATTTTAAGAAGAAATAAAACGTTTGAGCCAGCATTTTGGGTAGGAGCTGAAAAACTTAACTATTTTCTACTTTTTCCTGCCCTATTGATTAATAGTTTGGCGAATGCTCCTTTATCTGATCCTCAATTACCCCACCTTGCTGGGGCTATTTTTTCTGTAGTTATTATTGTCACTATTTTGTGTGTTATTTTGAAAAAAATAACAGGGTGGTCTGCGGGTCGCTTTGGTGCAATTGTTCAAGGTAATATTCGATTTAATACTTATTTAGGTTTAGCTATTGTTGCTGATTTATTTGGTGTTGAAGGCTTGGGAATAGCGGCTTTGATATTAGCAACACTGGTTCCTCTATCCAATGTAACTTCGGTGCTTTGCTTAACCGCAGGGCAAAATGTGACTTTGCGTCAATTGATATTACCTATCATAAAAAATCCTTTAATTATCTCTTGTGTTATTGGCATCATAATAAATCTGTCAGGAATTGGGCTTCCTTTTGGTAGCGATCAATTCTTGAAATTGTTAGCAGCAACGAGTTTACCTTTAGGACTTATTTGTATTGGTGCGGCATTGCATCTATCAACACTAAAAGCAGAAAGCAAAATGATTGGTATTAACACAGTTACCCGTTTGCTTATAGTACCGGTAATCGCGTATAGCGTTGCTTATTTCTTAGGTTTGTCTTCATTAGTTATGATGCTTTTGGTTGTTTTCTTTTCTATCCCAACAGCGCCAACTTCTTATATTTTAACTCGACAGCTAGGAGGGGATTCTGAGTTAATGGCGGGAATGATTACTTCTCAGACAATGTTTGCTGCAATTACATTGCCTATTGTGTTAAGTTTTCTATCAAGGTGA